From the genome of SAR324 cluster bacterium:
AAGCCTCATTTTGGTCACAGCCCCATTTTTCCATTCCAAATGTCATCGTGCCTAAACAGATTCTGGAAACAAGCAGACCTGATCTCCCAAGATAACGATATTTCATTGGGTACTCCTAATGCCTCTGAAAAATTTTATTTGCTAATGACTGTCAGCGTCCACCTCCGACATCCAATGTGGATGCGGTGACGTAGGATGCTTCGGGGGATAATAACCACATGATAGCTTCTGCTACTTCTCCTGGTAGTCCACCTCGTTTCATTGGAACAACGTTTTCCAATCGTTTCACACGATCTGGGTCACCCAAACTTGCGTGAATATCTGTATAAATTAGTCCTGGGCGGATCCCATTCACTCGAATTCCCTCATTCGCGACCTCCTGGCCCAAGCCATTTGTAAAGGTGTCGATGGCTCCTTTGCTGGCTGCATAATCTAAAAATGAATTAGGCCCCCCCATCTTGGCTGCTGCGGACGAAAGATTTACGATAGCTCCTCCAGAACCACCTAATCGAGTAGACATTCTTTTGACGGCTTCTCTCGCACACAGTACTGCACCAAGAATATTCACATCAAAAAGTTCCTGCAAACGCTCCCTTGTCATTTCAACAAGTGGTTTTGGAGGTTGGATGATTCCAGCATTGTTGACGAATGCAGTAAGAGTCCCCAGTTGCTGGTCCACCTGATTGAACATCTCAATAATCTCTGATTCTACGCTCACATTCGCTTGAATGATGATCGCTTTTCCACCTCCATCATTGATTTCATCCATCAAGTTTTGCGCAACATCTGCTTGTTTCTCGTAATTGATTGCAACCGCATAGCCGTGCTTGGCACCCAGACGGACTGCTGCGGCACCAATTCCTCTGCTTCCCCCTGTAACTAACATGACTTTGTTCATCAAGAATCCCTCATTTGATATGTATCTTCAAAATTTTGAGTAGTGTTTATCCACGACCAATGAACGGCATCGTAGTGGCCATCACAGTGACAAACTGTACATTTGCTTCCAAGGGCAATTCTGCCATATATAGGACAGTTGT
Proteins encoded in this window:
- a CDS encoding SDR family oxidoreductase, producing the protein MNKVMLVTGGSRGIGAAAVRLGAKHGYAVAINYEKQADVAQNLMDEINDGGGKAIIIQANVSVESEIIEMFNQVDQQLGTLTAFVNNAGIIQPPKPLVEMTRERLQELFDVNILGAVLCAREAVKRMSTRLGGSGGAIVNLSSAAAKMGGPNSFLDYAASKGAIDTFTNGLGQEVANEGIRVNGIRPGLIYTDIHASLGDPDRVKRLENVVPMKRGGLPGEVAEAIMWLLSPEASYVTASTLDVGGGR